In Papio anubis isolate 15944 unplaced genomic scaffold, Panubis1.0 scaffold117, whole genome shotgun sequence, one DNA window encodes the following:
- the LOC101025984 gene encoding G2/mitotic-specific cyclin-B2 has translation MALLRRPTVSSDLENIDTGFNSKVKSHVTIRRTVLEEIGNKVTTRAAQVAKKAQNTKVPVQPTKTTNVNKQLKPTASVKPVQMEMLAPKGPSPTPEDVSMKEENLCQAFSDALLCKIEDIDNEDWENPQLCSDYVKDIYQYLRQLEVLQSINPHFLDGRDINGRMRAILVDWLVQVHSKFRLLQETLYMCVAIMDRFLQVQPVSRKKLQLVGITALLLASKYEEMFSPNIEDFVYITDNAYTSSQIREMETLILKELKFELGRPLPLHFLRRASKAGEVDVEQHTLAKYLMELTLIDYDMVHYHPSKVAAAASCLSQKLLGQGKWNLKQQYYTGYTENEVLEVMQHMAKNVVKVNENLTKFIAIKNKYASSKLLKISTIPQLNSKAVKDLASPLMGRS, from the exons ATGGCGCTGCTCCGACGCCCGACG gtgtccAGTGATTTGGAGAATATTGACACAGGATTTAATTCTAAAGTTAAGAGTCATGTGACTATTAGGCGAACTGTTTTAGAAGAAATTGGAAATAAAGTTACAACCAGAGCAGCACAAGTAGCTAAG AAAGCTCAGAACACCAAAGTACCAGTTCAACCCACCAAAACAACAAATGTCAACAAACAACTGAAACCTACTGCTTCTGTCAAACCAGTACAGATGGAAATGTTGGCCCCAAAG GGTCCTTCTCCCACACCTGAGGATGTCTCCATGAAGGAAGAGAATCTCTGCCAAGCTTTTTCTGATGCCTTGCTCTGCAAAATCGAGGACATTGATAATGAAGATTGGGAGAACCCTCAGCTCTGCAGTGACTACGTTAAGGATATCTATCAGTATCTCAGGCAGCTGGAG GTTTTGCAGTCCATAAACCCACATTTCTTAGATGGAAGAGATATAAATGGACGCATGCGTGCCATCCTGGTGGACTGGCTGGTGCAGGTCCACTCCAAGTTTAGGCTTCTGCAGGAGACTCTGTACATGTGTGTTGCCATTATGGATCGATTTTTACAG GTTCAGCCAGTTTCCCGGAAGAAGCTTCAATTAGTTGGGATTACTGCTCTGCTCTTGGCTTCCAAGTATGAGGAGATGTTTTCTCCAAATATTGAAGACTTTGTTTACATCACAGACAACGCTTATACCAGTTCCCAAATCCGAGAAATGGaaactctaattttgaaagaattgaaATTTGAGTTGGGTCGACCGTTGCCACTACACTTCTTAAGGCGAGCATCAAAAGCCGGGGAA GTTGATGTTGAACAGCACACTTTAGCCAAATATTTGATGGAGCTGACTCTCATCGACTATGATATGGTGCATTATCATCCTTCTAAGGTAGCAGCAGCTGCTTCCTGTTTGTCTCAGAAGCTTCTAGGACAAGGAAAATGG AACTTAAAGCAGCAGTATTACACAGGATACACAGAGAATGAAGTATTGGAAGTCATGCAGCACATGGCCAAGAATGTGGTGAAAGTAAACGAAAACTTAACTAAATTCATC GCCATCAAGAATAAGTATGCAAGCAGCAAACTCCTGAAGATCAGCACGATCCCTCAGCTGAACTCAAAAGCCGTCAAAGATCTTGCCTCCCCACTGATGGGAAGGTCCTAG